From Danio rerio strain Tuebingen ecotype United States chromosome 7, GRCz12tu, whole genome shotgun sequence, the proteins below share one genomic window:
- the LOC137496108 gene encoding endonuclease domain-containing 1 protein: MWFMHSSSHYIKSRVKLSADSSSSKHTSWFCGLRFIMKTLVFFLLPLFTFSEVLNDFTQCSQYFLDNTAPKFTAPKGVSVKPICQCLWDEDDQQRFLFATLYSTTWKIPIYSAYVFDGRETTGRCDAWYIEPQLDGEDEPCMRPKGYSHNIGTNQAVNSDYKNSDYDKGHVYPVMHTYNHLAMLATSTLTNTAPQNPDFNRKQWKQHEEAVIKDLESCAEAYVVAGVAPDTRVQVNNKITVSKFFWRATCCLNYNGVYIGKAYFGPNNNNKVEEVSVQYLENMLKSYYEIKIFPSIPRNILPPKFANPCN, translated from the exons ATGTGGTTCATGCACTCATCCTCACACTATATAAAGAGCAGGGTTAAACTATCTGCAGACTCGTCCTCAAGTAAACACACTTCCTGGTTCTGCGGTCTGAGATTCATCATGAAGACTCTTGTGTTTTTCCTTTTGCCTCTTTTCACTTTCAGTGAAGTTTTAAATGACTTTACCCAATGCAGCCAGTACTTCTTGGACAACACTGCTCCTAAGTTCACAGCACCAAAGGGTGTTTCAGTCAAACCCATCTGCCAGTGTCTGTGGGATGAAGATGATCAGCAAAGGTTTCTTTTCGCCACTTTGTACAGCACAACCTGGAAAATCCCCATCTACTCTGCGTATGTATTCGACGGCAGGGAAACAACTGGGAGATGTGATGCTTGGTACATCGAACCACAG CTGGATGGAGAGGATGAGCCATGCATGCGGCCTAAGGGCTATAGTCACAATATTGGTACTAATCAGGCAGTGAATAGTGATTATAAGAATTCTGACTATGACAAAGGTCATGTTTATCCAGTGATGCACACCTACAATCATCTGGCCATGCTGGCCACCTCCACCCTGACCAACACCGCTCCGCAGAATCCCGATTTCAACCGGAAGCAGTGGAAGCAACACGAGGAAGCTGTAATTAAAGACCTGGAATCCTGTGCTGAGGCGTATGTGGTGGCTGGTGTTGCTCCTGACACAAGAGTTCAAGTTAACAATAAAATCACTGTGTCCAAGTTTTTCTGGAGAGCCACCTGCTGTCTAAACTACAATGGTGTCTACATAGGGAAGGCCTACTTTGgaccaaacaacaacaacaaagtggAGGAAGTATCGGTTCAATACCTTGAGAACATGCTCAAAAgctattatgaaataaaaatatttccaagCATACCAAGGAACATCCTTCCCCCCAAATTTGCAAATCCATGTAACTGA
- the casq1b gene encoding calsequestrin-1b isoform X2, translated as MLLQTCWMWPVRAVALAAQVLDGLDDEDIGFGLVDSKKDRAVAKKLGMLEVDSIYIFADDEIIEYDGALAADTLLEFLYDVIEDPVEIISNDRELKGFHNIEEDMKLMGFFKSNKSPYFIEYDDAAEEFHPFIKFFATFEPKIAKKLNLKMNEVDFYEPFMDKPVTIPGKPYMEDDIINFIEDHDRPTLRKLEPHSMYEIWEDDINGQHIVAFAEESDPDGYEFLEILKEVAQENTENPELSIIWIDPDDFPLMVPYWEKTFGIDLSSPQIGVVDVENADSVWMEMDDEEHMPTADQLDAWIEDVMTGNINPNDENQYHDDDDEDDDDHDDEDDDDHDDDDDDEDEDHDDDDDDEDLDDDDDEDLDEDDDDDEDHDDDD; from the exons ATGCTCCTTCAGACGTGTTGGATGTGGCCGGTGAGAGCTGTCGCA CTGGCTGCGCAGGTGCTCGATGGTCTGGATGACGAAGACATCGGGTTCGGCCTGGTGGATTCAAAGAAAGACAGAGCGGTCGCTAAAAAGCTGG GTATGCTGGAGGTGGACAGCATCTATATATTTGCCGATGATGAAATCATTGAGTATGATGGAGCTCTGGCGGCCGATACACTTCTGGAGTTTCTCTATGAT GTGATTGAGGATCCGGTGGAGATCATCAGCAATGACCGAGAGCTCAAAGGCTTTCACAACATCGAGGAGGACATGAAGCTGATGGGCTTCTTCAAGAGCAACAAATCCCCCT ACTTTATAGAGTATGATGACGCAGCTGAGGAATTTCACCCCTTCATCAAGTTTTTTGCCACCTTTGAGCCAAAG ATCGCTAAGAAATTAAACCTGAAGATGAACGAGGTGGATTTCTATGAGCCCTTCATGGACAAACCCGTCACCATCCCTGGAAAACCCTACATGGAGGACGACATCATCAACTTTATCGAGGACCACGACAG ACCGACTCTGAGAAAACTGGAGCCCCACAGCATGTATGAGATCTGG gaaGACGATATTAACGGACAGCACATTGTTGCCTTTGCTGAGGAGTCTGACCCTG ACGGTTATGAATTCCTAGAGATCCTGAAGGAAGTGGCTCAAGAGAACACAGAGAATCCAGAATTAAGCATCATCTGGATTGATCCCGACGACTTTCCACtg ATGGTGCCGTACTGGGAGAAGACCTTCGGCATTGACCTCTCATCTCCTCAGATTGGTGTGGTGGACGTCGAAAAT GCGGACAGTGTGTGGATGGAGATGGATGATGAAGAGCACATGCCCACCGCAGACCAGCTCGACGCCTGGATAGAAGACGTGATGACTGGAAACATCAACCCTAATGATGAAAATCAGTAtcacgatgatgatgatgaagatgatgatgatcatgatgatgaagatgatgatgatcatgatgatgatgatgacgacgaagATGaagatcatgatgatgatgatgatgatgaagatcttgatgatgatgatgatgaagatcttgatgaggatgatgatgatgatgaagatcatgatgatgatgattaa